In Bacillus sp. FJAT-45350, the genomic window AATCTCTCTATTGTAAATGTTAACCTAAAGGATGAATGGAATGGTGGTTCTTATTCATATGGAGTAAACTGTCATACTTCAACAGAGAATTTAGCTTATTATTTCGTAGGTATCGATCTACCATTAGGTGAAATAGATAATATTATCATAAAAGTAGAAACAAGATTCAATACCTATCTAAGTTACAGTTTCATTAATGAAAACTATTATAAAATTCAATTTGAAGATTCTGATTTAAGTATGACCCCGATAACTGAAGAATCGGCTTATGCTAATTTTCTTTACTAATAATAAAAGTAGGTGAAATCCATGTTAGCGAAAGGTACAAAACTATTCTTTTTAACGGTAATGTTACTTTTACCTTGTCATTCAATTCTTGCAGCACCCCTCCCAGCAGAAATCCACACATATGCTGGAAACGGCTATTTAGGCTTACAAGACGGAGCGAAACTAGATTCACAGTTTCGCTTCCCGTCCTATGCTACCGTTGACAAAGACGGAAATGTCTATGTATCAGATAGCAAAAATCATCTCATCAGAATGATTGATAGCAATGGCACCGTATCGATTATAGCAGGCGTTACGTCCGAAAGAGATGAGTATGGTCAACCAGTTGGTGGATACGAAGATGGCGACATTGACACTGCTATGTTCAATGAACCAAAAGGGATAGCCGTAGATCGTAATGGGGTTATCTATGTGGCTGACTCAAAAAATGGTGCGATTCGCGTAATCGAAAATGGACAAGTCTCCACTCTAGTTACTGGTTTTGAATTACCGGTAGGCTTAGTGCTAGGAGAAGACCAGGAGTTATATATTTCAGACACATTAAGACACCGTATTATTAGATTGGATGCAAATAGAAGCGCAACGATTCATGCTGGTGGTGGCTATCGTGAGGTAGATGGATGGCTTTTAGGTGGGCTGCAAGATGGAACACGATCATCTGCACAGTTTAATGAGCCAACAGGTCTAGCACTTGGTGAGGACGGAACACTGTACGTCGCAGATACAGGCAATCAACGCATTCGTGCAGTTACCCCTAACGGAACGGTCACAACAGTAGCTGGCTCTAGTGTAGAAACAATTGATGGTACGAATTATATCTACGGCGGCTTTGCCAACGGCTTAGCTGATGCAGCACGTTTTCATTCGCCACATGGTGTTGCAGTCGCAGAAGATGGCCGTTTATTTGTAGCAGACACATTGAATCATAAAATCCGCATGATTTATGAAGGAAA contains:
- a CDS encoding stalk domain-containing protein, with the translated sequence MLAKGTKLFFLTVMLLLPCHSILAAPLPAEIHTYAGNGYLGLQDGAKLDSQFRFPSYATVDKDGNVYVSDSKNHLIRMIDSNGTVSIIAGVTSERDEYGQPVGGYEDGDIDTAMFNEPKGIAVDRNGVIYVADSKNGAIRVIENGQVSTLVTGFELPVGLVLGEDQELYISDTLRHRIIRLDANRSATIHAGGGYREVDGWLLGGLQDGTRSSAQFNEPTGLALGEDGTLYVADTGNQRIRAVTPNGTVTTVAGSSVETIDGTNYIYGGFANGLADAARFHSPHGVAVAEDGRLFVADTLNHKIRMIYEGKVSTVAGINEHGQIDADDLHASFDHPYDVVLVDNGDLLVVDYWNHSLRMIEWFKLPEELKSKDQIHVIYQGNVLEFDDVQPQIISDRTFLPIRQITEVFGYDVFWNPTHQTVTFTNDEKRISMKIGEQSITGDVDIEMDIAPFIKDERTMIPLRYVSEAFDKQVSWLSESRAVYIR